A region from the Inhella inkyongensis genome encodes:
- a CDS encoding glutathione peroxidase: MRNKLLKSGLLTLVLLASGVASAAAPACPALLQRTQPRLQDEAPQDLCQYAGKVLLIVNTASYCGFTPQYKALEALHARYGGRGLVVMGFPSNDFNSQEPGSNKEIAAFCENTFNVKFPMFAKSVVKPGQPDTNPLFAELARATDSVPRWNFHKYVVDRQGRPVDAFSSVTSPDADRVVRLIERLLAQQP; the protein is encoded by the coding sequence ATGCGCAACAAGCTCTTGAAATCCGGTCTCCTGACCCTGGTGTTGCTGGCCAGCGGGGTGGCGTCAGCGGCTGCTCCTGCCTGTCCAGCGCTGTTGCAGCGCACCCAACCCCGGCTGCAGGACGAGGCGCCGCAGGACCTCTGCCAGTACGCGGGCAAGGTGCTGCTGATCGTCAACACGGCGAGCTACTGCGGTTTCACGCCCCAGTACAAGGCGCTTGAGGCCTTGCATGCGCGCTACGGTGGTCGCGGCTTGGTCGTGATGGGCTTCCCATCCAACGACTTCAACAGCCAAGAGCCCGGCAGCAACAAAGAGATCGCCGCCTTCTGCGAGAACACCTTCAACGTGAAGTTCCCGATGTTCGCGAAGTCGGTGGTCAAGCCCGGGCAGCCGGATACCAACCCGCTGTTCGCGGAGCTGGCCCGCGCCACCGACAGCGTGCCGCGTTGGAACTTCCACAAATATGTGGTCGATCGTCAAGGCCGACCGGTGGATGCCTTCAGCTCCGTCACGTCGCCGGATGCCGACCGGGTGGTGCGTCTGATTGAACGCCTGCTGGCCCAGCAACCATGA